A genomic stretch from Lysobacter ciconiae includes:
- a CDS encoding RNA pyrophosphohydrolase has product MIDPDGYRPNVGIVLMHSDGRLFWARRVHRDGWQFPQGGMNTDETPVEAMYRELREETGLQPDHVEVLGATPGWLRYRLPQRSIRRNDRLVCIGQKQVWFLLRLTGKESDLQLDVTEKPEFDHWRWVDFWYPLEHVVTFKRHVYASALQHLAPFARHVAGDQAVPPAGPVLAGWSRHRSRPRPTRQHPAQGGKGV; this is encoded by the coding sequence GTGATCGATCCGGACGGTTATCGACCCAATGTAGGCATCGTGCTGATGCATTCCGACGGACGCCTGTTCTGGGCGCGGCGGGTGCATCGTGATGGCTGGCAGTTCCCGCAGGGCGGGATGAACACCGACGAGACGCCGGTGGAAGCCATGTATCGCGAACTGCGCGAAGAGACCGGCCTGCAGCCCGATCACGTCGAAGTGCTGGGCGCCACGCCGGGTTGGCTGCGCTATCGCCTGCCGCAGCGCTCCATCCGTCGCAACGATCGCCTCGTGTGCATCGGCCAAAAGCAGGTGTGGTTCCTGCTCCGGCTGACGGGCAAGGAGTCCGACCTGCAGCTGGACGTCACCGAGAAGCCGGAGTTCGACCACTGGCGCTGGGTCGATTTCTGGTATCCGCTGGAGCATGTGGTGACGTTCAAACGCCACGTCTATGCCAGTGCACTGCAGCACCTGGCCCCGTTCGCGCGCCACGTCGCCGGTGATCAGGCGGTGCCGCCAGCCGGGCCGGTCCTGGCAGGGTGGTCGCGCCATCGCAGCAGGCCCCGTCCCACGCGACAGCACCCGGCGCAGGGCGGCAAGGGCGTCTGA
- a CDS encoding bacterioferritin-associated ferredoxin, giving the protein MYVCICNGITDHEIRQAAEAGCDSMAELTMRTGAGSCCGSCVDMASELLEETRAARALPLPVLRQAA; this is encoded by the coding sequence GTGTACGTCTGTATCTGCAACGGCATCACCGATCACGAAATCCGCCAGGCCGCCGAGGCGGGCTGCGACTCCATGGCCGAACTCACCATGCGCACGGGCGCCGGTTCGTGCTGCGGCAGTTGCGTGGACATGGCCAGTGAGTTGCTCGAAGAGACCCGCGCCGCGCGTGCGCTGCCACTGCCGGTGCTCCGACAAGCCGCCTGA
- a CDS encoding bactofilin family protein: MLKKKASVPASQIDTLIGAQVVIRGDFHFSGGLYVEGRVIGKLIADDGEKAVLTLADNGVVEGEVRAPVMVINGTVNGNVYATERIELGSKARVDGNVHYKVVQMAAGSVLTGRLLHVDSEHASAGVEEMAEAEGMPRLATVNG; encoded by the coding sequence ATGCTCAAGAAGAAGGCGAGTGTTCCCGCCAGCCAGATCGATACGCTCATCGGTGCCCAGGTGGTGATCCGGGGGGATTTCCACTTCAGCGGTGGCCTCTACGTGGAGGGCCGAGTCATCGGCAAGCTGATTGCCGACGACGGTGAGAAAGCGGTCCTCACCCTGGCCGACAACGGCGTCGTGGAAGGCGAGGTGCGCGCGCCGGTGATGGTGATCAACGGCACGGTCAACGGCAACGTGTACGCCACCGAGCGCATCGAGTTGGGGTCCAAGGCGCGCGTCGACGGCAACGTGCACTACAAGGTGGTGCAGATGGCAGCGGGTTCGGTGTTGACCGGTCGGCTGTTGCATGTGGATTCCGAGCACGCCTCCGCCGGTGTGGAAGAGATGGCCGAAGCTGAAGGGATGCCCCGCCTGGCGACCGTGAACGGCTGA
- a CDS encoding isocitrate lyase/PEP mutase family protein → MNTTLKQRLQQPSAILVPGIYDAFTALIAEQTGFEALYLSGASIAYTRLGRSDIGLTTATEVADTLARITERVRTPVIVDADTGFGNALNTQRTVRAFERAGAAMIQLEDQTFPKRCGHLDGKGVVPVGEMCGKLHAALDARSSDQTLILARTDAVAVEGFEAALDRAEAYLECGVDALFIEAVRSREQMDIVCARFADRIPLLANMVEGGKTPVQSSDVLGEIGYRIVIFPGGTARAVAHTLRGYYASLHSHHSTAPFKDAMLDFDQLNELIGTPELLALGQQYEG, encoded by the coding sequence ATGAACACAACCCTCAAGCAACGCCTGCAGCAACCCAGCGCCATCCTCGTGCCCGGCATCTACGATGCCTTCACCGCGTTGATCGCGGAGCAGACCGGGTTCGAGGCGCTGTACCTTTCCGGCGCCTCCATCGCCTACACGCGGCTGGGCCGGTCCGATATCGGTCTGACCACTGCGACCGAGGTCGCGGACACCCTGGCGCGCATCACCGAGCGGGTCCGTACGCCGGTCATCGTCGATGCCGACACCGGCTTCGGCAATGCGCTCAACACCCAGCGCACCGTGCGCGCGTTTGAACGCGCCGGCGCCGCGATGATCCAGTTGGAGGACCAGACCTTTCCCAAGCGTTGCGGGCACCTGGACGGCAAGGGCGTCGTTCCGGTCGGGGAGATGTGCGGCAAGTTGCACGCGGCGCTGGACGCGCGCAGCAGCGACCAGACCCTGATCCTGGCGCGCACCGACGCCGTCGCCGTGGAAGGCTTCGAGGCGGCGCTGGACCGTGCCGAGGCGTACCTAGAATGCGGCGTGGACGCGCTGTTTATCGAGGCGGTCCGCAGCCGCGAGCAGATGGACATCGTCTGCGCCCGCTTCGCCGACCGCATACCGCTGCTGGCCAACATGGTCGAGGGCGGCAAGACCCCGGTGCAGAGCTCGGACGTGCTTGGCGAGATCGGCTACCGGATCGTGATCTTCCCCGGCGGCACCGCGCGCGCGGTGGCGCATACCCTTCGCGGCTACTATGCCAGCTTGCACAGCCATCACAGCACCGCGCCGTTCAAGGACGCCATGCTGGATTTCGACCAGCTCAACGAGCTGATCGGCACGCCGGAATTGCTGGCGCTGGGGCAGCAATACGAAGGCTGA
- the purD gene encoding phosphoribosylamine--glycine ligase yields the protein MKILVIGSGGREHALAWKLAGSARVSEVLVAPGNAGTATEAKCRNVDLAATDINGLLELAARENIEVTVVGPEAPLVAGVVDRFRAAGHRIFGPNAAAAQLEGSKAFAKDFLARHGIPTAYYAVHTQVDAAIAYIREKGAPIVVKADGLAAGKGVIVAMTLAEAEAAVIDMLQGNAFGAAGAQVVIEEFLTGEEASFISLVDGVTALPMATSQDHKRVGDGDTGPNTGGMGAYSPAPVVTDEIHARIMREVIEPTVRGMAADGIPFTGFLYAGLMIDADGASKVIEFNVRFGDPETQPIMLRLQSDLLDLIEAGIDGRLDQEQAQWDPRPSLGVVMAAANYPDTPRTGDVIRFPAGIPPETGNGSDSKVFHGGTKLVDGRIVTSGGRVLCVCAVGEDVAAAQRNAYRVVDRIHWEGEFHRHDIGWRAIARD from the coding sequence ATGAAAATCCTCGTCATCGGCTCCGGCGGCCGTGAGCACGCGCTGGCGTGGAAGCTGGCCGGGTCAGCGCGCGTCTCCGAGGTGCTGGTCGCCCCGGGCAATGCGGGCACCGCGACCGAGGCCAAGTGCCGCAACGTCGATCTGGCCGCGACGGACATCAACGGGCTGCTCGAGCTCGCCGCCCGCGAAAACATCGAGGTGACCGTGGTCGGGCCAGAAGCGCCGCTGGTGGCCGGGGTCGTCGACCGCTTCCGCGCCGCCGGCCACCGGATCTTCGGACCCAACGCCGCCGCTGCCCAGCTGGAAGGCAGCAAGGCCTTCGCCAAGGACTTCCTCGCGCGACACGGCATCCCCACCGCGTACTACGCCGTCCACACTCAGGTCGATGCGGCGATCGCCTACATCCGCGAGAAGGGCGCGCCGATCGTGGTCAAGGCCGACGGCCTCGCAGCCGGCAAGGGCGTGATCGTGGCGATGACACTGGCCGAGGCTGAAGCGGCGGTCATCGACATGCTGCAGGGGAACGCGTTCGGCGCGGCTGGGGCGCAGGTGGTGATCGAGGAGTTCCTGACCGGCGAGGAGGCCAGCTTCATCTCGCTCGTGGACGGCGTGACCGCGCTGCCGATGGCGACGAGCCAGGACCACAAGCGCGTCGGCGACGGCGACACCGGCCCCAACACCGGCGGCATGGGCGCCTATTCGCCGGCACCGGTCGTTACCGATGAGATCCACGCGCGGATCATGCGCGAGGTGATCGAGCCGACCGTGCGCGGCATGGCGGCCGACGGCATCCCGTTTACCGGCTTCCTCTACGCCGGGCTGATGATCGACGCCGACGGCGCGTCGAAGGTCATCGAGTTCAACGTCCGCTTCGGCGATCCGGAGACCCAGCCGATCATGCTGCGCCTGCAGTCGGATCTGCTCGATCTGATCGAGGCTGGCATCGATGGGCGCCTTGACCAGGAGCAGGCGCAGTGGGATCCGCGACCCTCGCTGGGAGTGGTGATGGCGGCGGCGAACTATCCCGACACGCCGCGCACCGGCGACGTGATCCGTTTCCCGGCCGGCATTCCGCCGGAGACCGGCAACGGCAGCGACAGCAAGGTCTTCCACGGCGGCACCAAACTGGTCGATGGCCGGATCGTCACCTCTGGCGGCCGCGTGCTCTGCGTCTGCGCCGTCGGCGAGGATGTGGCGGCCGCGCAGCGCAATGCGTACCGGGTCGTTGACCGGATTCATTGGGAGGGGGAGTTCCACCGCCACGACATCGGCTGGCGGGCGATCGCGCGCGACTGA
- a CDS encoding DUF4126 domain-containing protein, producing MSDAHLFAIGVVLAWLAGVRVYMTVFGIGLAGFFGWLDLPQALEVTASPWVMGISGVLAAAEFLTDKIPGVDSLSDLLHTVLRIPAGAFLAAAAMSPDGGLGAGALATGAGVAFASHALKSGSRAVLNTSPEPVTNWTASLTEDVATVGGLALVFSYPWVAFGLVVVTSIVLALVLWWVWRMIFRRRRSAAATPRR from the coding sequence ATGTCAGATGCGCACCTGTTCGCAATTGGCGTAGTTCTCGCCTGGTTGGCCGGCGTTCGCGTCTACATGACGGTGTTCGGGATCGGGCTGGCCGGATTCTTCGGCTGGCTCGACCTGCCCCAGGCCCTGGAAGTCACCGCATCGCCCTGGGTGATGGGGATCTCGGGCGTGCTGGCGGCAGCGGAATTCCTCACCGACAAGATCCCCGGGGTCGATTCGCTGTCGGACCTGCTGCACACGGTGCTGCGCATCCCCGCGGGTGCGTTCCTGGCCGCGGCGGCGATGTCACCCGACGGCGGCCTCGGGGCGGGCGCACTGGCCACCGGCGCCGGCGTGGCATTTGCCAGCCACGCGCTCAAATCCGGCTCGCGGGCGGTGCTCAATACCTCGCCCGAGCCGGTGACCAACTGGACGGCCAGCCTCACCGAGGATGTCGCCACCGTGGGCGGGCTGGCGCTGGTGTTCAGCTACCCGTGGGTGGCCTTCGGGCTGGTCGTGGTGACCAGCATCGTGCTGGCGTTGGTGCTGTGGTGGGTCTGGCGGATGATCTTCCGCCGCCGGCGATCCGCCGCCGCGACCCCACGGCGCTGA
- a CDS encoding MFS transporter, whose amino-acid sequence MADGTPPHEPPQGSSHSQYALLRQRRFLPFFLTQALGAFNDNVYRQAIIGMLFWLGVSSADKTLYTNLAPALFILPYFLFSALAGQIAEKVEKSRLIRITTAMEIAIMSLAAVGFMTQNLTVLLVALFGTGLQSTLFGPVKYSILPTVLHPRELTGGNGLVEMGTSISILVGMIIGGMVFNAAGDNGPWVAGALVIALAVTGHLVSRAIPPASAGAPELKVNWNPIPESFAVLRLAKKQLAVRNAVLGVSWFWFVGTVLTSQLPTYAEVNLGGSATLYIFALAMFSVGTGVGSLLCEKLSARTVEIGLVPLGAFGMTAFLLDLSLSRPDAAGMTGLDVMGFLQQPGGWRTTIDLLGIGLFTGFFVVPLFALIQSRTPKSEMSRVFAGLNIQNSGFIVLAAVLGLTLQLPSFEVAGVRVPMPELDIPQVFLALAIANAAVALWIFTIVPEFLMRFLSWMLVRTLYRLRPGGIDRIPDEGAALVVCNHVSYMDALILAACIPRPVRFVMYYRIFNVPVMHWFFRTAKAIPIAGARENPELMQRAFDDIDAALAEGEIVCIFPEGSLTRDGEIAAFKSGVEKVLERRPVPVIPMALRGMWTSMWSRRSARAEAGRLGRMRAPRGFRARVEVVAAAPMDGAQVDAGMLEAKVRELRGDHA is encoded by the coding sequence ATGGCAGACGGAACGCCGCCGCACGAGCCGCCGCAGGGCAGCTCGCACAGCCAATACGCACTGCTTCGCCAGCGCCGCTTCCTGCCGTTTTTCCTGACCCAGGCGCTGGGCGCGTTCAACGACAACGTCTACCGGCAGGCCATCATCGGCATGCTGTTCTGGCTGGGGGTGAGCAGCGCCGACAAGACGCTCTACACCAACCTGGCGCCGGCGCTGTTCATCCTGCCGTACTTCCTGTTCTCCGCGCTCGCGGGCCAGATCGCGGAGAAGGTCGAGAAGTCCAGGCTGATCCGCATCACCACGGCGATGGAGATCGCCATCATGTCGCTGGCCGCGGTTGGCTTCATGACCCAGAACCTGACAGTTCTGCTGGTTGCCCTGTTCGGCACCGGCCTGCAGTCGACCCTGTTCGGCCCGGTGAAGTACTCCATCCTGCCGACCGTGCTGCACCCGCGCGAGCTGACCGGCGGCAACGGGCTGGTCGAGATGGGCACCTCGATCTCGATCCTGGTCGGGATGATCATCGGCGGCATGGTGTTCAACGCCGCCGGCGACAACGGACCGTGGGTCGCCGGCGCGCTGGTGATTGCGCTGGCCGTCACGGGGCATCTGGTCAGCCGGGCCATTCCGCCGGCGAGCGCGGGTGCGCCCGAGCTGAAGGTCAACTGGAACCCTATTCCCGAATCCTTTGCCGTGTTGCGCCTGGCCAAGAAGCAACTGGCGGTGCGCAACGCGGTGCTCGGCGTGTCGTGGTTCTGGTTCGTCGGCACCGTGCTCACCTCGCAGCTGCCCACCTACGCCGAGGTCAACCTGGGCGGTTCGGCGACGCTGTACATCTTCGCGCTGGCGATGTTCTCGGTTGGCACCGGCGTGGGCTCCTTGCTGTGCGAGAAGCTCTCGGCGCGCACGGTGGAAATCGGGCTGGTGCCCTTGGGCGCGTTCGGCATGACCGCGTTCCTGCTCGATCTGTCGCTCTCGCGGCCCGACGCGGCGGGCATGACCGGCCTCGACGTGATGGGCTTCTTGCAACAGCCGGGCGGCTGGCGGACCACCATCGACCTGCTCGGCATCGGCCTGTTCACCGGGTTCTTCGTGGTGCCGCTGTTCGCGCTGATCCAGAGCCGCACGCCCAAGTCCGAGATGTCGCGCGTGTTCGCCGGGCTGAACATCCAGAACTCCGGTTTCATCGTGCTGGCCGCGGTTCTCGGACTCACGCTGCAACTGCCGTCCTTCGAGGTGGCTGGCGTGCGCGTGCCGATGCCCGAGCTGGACATTCCGCAGGTGTTCCTGGCACTGGCCATCGCCAACGCGGCGGTGGCGCTGTGGATCTTCACCATCGTTCCGGAATTCCTGATGCGCTTCCTGAGCTGGATGCTGGTGCGCACGTTGTACCGCCTGCGGCCCGGTGGCATCGACCGCATTCCCGACGAGGGCGCAGCGCTGGTGGTCTGCAACCACGTCAGCTACATGGACGCGCTGATCCTGGCCGCCTGCATCCCGCGGCCCGTGCGCTTCGTGATGTATTACCGGATCTTCAACGTGCCGGTGATGCACTGGTTCTTCCGCACCGCCAAGGCGATCCCGATTGCCGGCGCGCGCGAGAATCCGGAACTGATGCAGCGCGCATTCGACGATATCGACGCGGCGCTGGCGGAGGGTGAGATCGTCTGCATCTTCCCGGAAGGCTCGCTGACCCGGGACGGGGAAATCGCCGCGTTCAAGTCGGGGGTCGAGAAAGTCCTGGAACGCCGCCCCGTGCCGGTGATCCCGATGGCGCTGCGCGGCATGTGGACCAGCATGTGGAGCCGGCGCAGCGCTCGCGCAGAAGCGGGACGGCTGGGGCGGATGCGCGCCCCGCGTGGCTTCCGCGCGCGGGTCGAAGTAGTTGCCGCAGCGCCGATGGACGGCGCGCAGGTGGATGCCGGGATGCTGGAGGCGAAGGTGCGCGAACTGCGCGGGGATCACGCCTGA
- a CDS encoding DUF6776 family protein — protein sequence MHDPTVHHPGPGHRPPSAGWPAPPAAVLWGVLAVAILFGGWGLWRALAGGGDVHARLSASEQANEELQARLDEMQQNVATLTRSDQISRDANRDLQGALAEREEEIAGLRADVAFYERLVGATSQRRGLTVHALRMAPQNGNAWEFQTTLTQNLNRGAVSSGRLSLAIEGTLDGKREELVWSDLRQGDDADGAPFSFKYFQQIKGDVFLPDGFAPVRVTVKLQPRSGSPITESFNWSEVTGNGPQGGVPSAEAD from the coding sequence GTGCACGACCCCACCGTGCACCACCCGGGGCCGGGGCACAGGCCGCCGTCTGCGGGCTGGCCTGCGCCACCGGCCGCCGTGCTCTGGGGTGTGTTGGCCGTCGCGATCCTGTTCGGGGGCTGGGGGCTGTGGCGCGCACTTGCGGGCGGCGGTGACGTGCATGCGCGTCTGAGCGCCAGCGAGCAGGCCAACGAGGAATTGCAGGCGCGCCTGGACGAGATGCAGCAGAACGTCGCCACCCTGACCCGCTCCGACCAGATCAGCCGCGACGCCAACCGCGACCTGCAGGGTGCACTGGCCGAGCGCGAGGAGGAAATCGCCGGCCTGCGCGCCGATGTGGCTTTCTACGAACGCCTGGTGGGTGCAACGTCGCAGCGGCGCGGCCTGACTGTGCACGCCTTGCGGATGGCACCCCAGAACGGCAACGCGTGGGAGTTCCAGACCACGCTGACGCAGAATCTCAACCGCGGCGCGGTCAGCAGCGGCCGGCTCAGCCTGGCCATCGAAGGCACCCTGGACGGCAAGCGCGAGGAACTGGTCTGGAGCGACCTGCGCCAGGGCGACGACGCCGACGGCGCTCCGTTCTCGTTCAAGTACTTCCAGCAGATCAAGGGCGACGTGTTCCTGCCCGACGGGTTTGCCCCGGTGCGGGTGACGGTCAAGCTGCAGCCGCGATCGGGCTCGCCGATCACCGAGTCCTTCAACTGGTCGGAGGTCACCGGCAACGGTCCGCAGGGCGGGGTGCCGTCGGCCGAAGCTGACTGA
- the erpA gene encoding iron-sulfur cluster insertion protein ErpA: MDNQFIPLPGLDSAPGYQSLDNALQFTAAAAAKAAELVAEEGNPALKLRVFIQGGGCSGFQYGFEFDEEQADDDLAVKTDAATLLVDPLSLQYLMGAVVDYTESLHGAQFVIRNPNAKTTCGCGSSFAA, from the coding sequence ATGGACAATCAGTTTATTCCGCTGCCCGGGCTCGACAGCGCCCCGGGCTACCAGTCGCTCGACAACGCCCTGCAGTTCACCGCCGCCGCCGCCGCGAAAGCCGCCGAGCTGGTGGCCGAGGAAGGCAACCCAGCGCTCAAGCTGCGCGTGTTCATCCAAGGCGGCGGTTGCTCGGGCTTCCAGTACGGCTTCGAGTTTGACGAAGAACAGGCCGACGACGACCTCGCGGTGAAAACCGATGCGGCAACGTTGCTGGTGGACCCGCTGAGCCTGCAATACCTGATGGGCGCGGTGGTTGATTACACCGAAAGCCTGCACGGCGCGCAGTTCGTGATCCGTAATCCGAACGCGAAGACCACCTGCGGCTGCGGTTCCTCGTTCGCCGCGTGA
- a CDS encoding DUF6776 family protein — translation MPHRRGRRTMLLSALVAGWLGSLLLVWAATSLHAAPQLPGLKSAAATAQTELAAARASLQQLSQRAATLERSDQISRVANRELQDELSQREEEISGLRANLAFYERVAGPAAKQRKGLNVHSLEFKPERAGTWRYQAVLTQNLAQGAISSGKLRFAIEGVRDGKLATVGWTDLHQSSSAPPQDYAFRYFQQLEGSVMLPPGFTPQRVRVALRGGSANVDQALAWTQSSQIGDT, via the coding sequence GTGCCGCATCGGCGCGGTCGCCGCACGATGTTGCTGTCGGCGCTGGTCGCCGGCTGGCTCGGATCGCTGCTGCTTGTCTGGGCGGCGACCAGCCTGCATGCGGCGCCGCAGCTGCCGGGGCTGAAGTCCGCCGCGGCCACCGCGCAAACCGAGCTGGCCGCGGCCAGGGCCAGCCTGCAGCAACTGAGCCAGCGTGCAGCGACGCTGGAGCGCTCCGACCAGATCAGCCGCGTCGCCAACCGGGAGCTGCAGGACGAACTGTCCCAGCGCGAGGAAGAGATTAGTGGCCTGCGCGCCAACCTGGCCTTCTACGAGCGCGTTGCCGGGCCGGCTGCCAAGCAGCGCAAGGGCCTGAACGTGCATTCGCTGGAGTTCAAGCCCGAACGCGCCGGCACCTGGCGCTATCAGGCGGTGCTGACCCAGAACCTGGCTCAGGGGGCCATCAGCAGCGGCAAGCTGCGCTTCGCCATTGAGGGTGTTCGCGACGGCAAGTTGGCCACTGTCGGCTGGACCGATCTGCACCAGAGCAGTTCTGCGCCACCCCAGGACTACGCGTTCCGCTACTTCCAGCAGCTCGAAGGCAGCGTCATGTTGCCTCCCGGGTTCACGCCGCAACGGGTGCGCGTCGCGCTCCGCGGCGGCAGCGCCAACGTCGACCAAGCGCTGGCATGGACCCAATCATCGCAAATTGGAGACACCTGA
- the nudC gene encoding NAD(+) diphosphatase has protein sequence MPHADQPECHGALDRADRLRGDPTALAALWANARVLLLDDDGRALAEADGSLFAPTGAQISQGPGGTGAAIFLGVDGSGCGWFSLDAKLVALHAPRRIDLRTAAAEWPAFEAGVYAQARALQHWRGRYRYCNVCGGEIGFERGGWLGRCHQCGQEHYPRTDPAVIVAVTDGERLLLGRQPGWAPRRYSVLAGFVEPGETLEQTVAREVMEESGVRVRACRYLASQPWPFPGQLMLGFIALAHPDEPQVDDELEDARWFSVDEVRAATAGDVDDGSSLRLSATISISRWLTHCWLQTMNAKRTGTSR, from the coding sequence TTGCCGCATGCCGACCAGCCCGAGTGCCACGGGGCGCTGGACCGTGCCGATCGCCTTCGTGGCGATCCGACCGCACTGGCCGCGCTGTGGGCGAATGCCCGGGTCTTGCTGCTGGACGATGACGGCCGCGCGCTTGCAGAAGCCGATGGCAGCCTGTTCGCACCGACCGGCGCACAGATCAGCCAAGGACCCGGCGGCACCGGTGCGGCGATTTTCCTCGGCGTCGATGGCAGCGGGTGCGGCTGGTTCAGCCTCGACGCGAAGCTGGTGGCCCTGCACGCGCCCCGGCGCATCGACCTGCGGACCGCGGCCGCCGAGTGGCCGGCGTTCGAGGCCGGCGTGTACGCGCAGGCACGCGCCCTGCAGCACTGGCGCGGCCGCTACCGCTACTGCAATGTCTGCGGCGGAGAGATCGGGTTCGAGCGCGGCGGCTGGCTCGGTCGCTGCCACCAGTGCGGTCAGGAGCATTACCCGCGCACCGACCCCGCAGTGATCGTCGCGGTAACCGACGGTGAGCGCCTGTTGCTGGGCCGGCAGCCGGGATGGGCGCCGCGGCGGTATTCGGTGCTGGCGGGATTCGTCGAGCCCGGCGAGACCCTCGAGCAGACCGTCGCCCGCGAAGTCATGGAGGAGTCGGGCGTGCGCGTGCGTGCGTGCCGCTACCTCGCCTCGCAGCCGTGGCCGTTTCCCGGTCAGTTGATGCTCGGCTTCATTGCGCTGGCACATCCTGATGAGCCGCAGGTCGATGACGAGCTGGAAGACGCGCGCTGGTTCAGCGTGGACGAGGTGCGTGCCGCCACGGCCGGTGATGTCGACGACGGCAGCAGCCTGCGCCTGTCAGCCACCATCTCGATTTCGCGCTGGTTGACCCACTGCTGGCTGCAGACGATGAACGCCAAGCGCACCGGCACGTCACGCTGA
- the bfr gene encoding bacterioferritin: MKGDAKVIEFLNKALYNELTAINQYFLHAKMLKNWGLKELADHEYEESIDEMKHADQLAERILFLDGLPNFQALGKLRIGENPREVFNCDLALEMDGLPLLRDAIAYCESVSDYVSRELFVSILESEEEHVDWIETQLGLMDRLGDQNYLLTRTQK; this comes from the coding sequence ATGAAGGGCGACGCCAAGGTCATCGAGTTCCTCAACAAGGCGCTCTACAACGAGCTGACCGCGATCAACCAGTACTTCCTGCACGCCAAGATGCTGAAGAACTGGGGCCTGAAGGAACTGGCCGACCACGAGTACGAGGAATCCATCGACGAGATGAAGCACGCCGACCAGCTGGCGGAGCGGATCCTGTTCCTCGATGGGCTGCCAAACTTCCAGGCGTTGGGCAAGCTGCGCATCGGTGAGAACCCGCGCGAGGTGTTCAACTGCGATCTGGCGCTCGAGATGGACGGACTGCCGTTGCTGCGCGACGCCATCGCTTACTGCGAAAGCGTCAGCGACTACGTCAGCCGCGAGCTGTTTGTCTCGATCCTGGAGTCCGAGGAAGAGCACGTCGACTGGATCGAAACCCAGCTCGGCCTGATGGACCGCCTGGGCGACCAGAACTACCTGCTGACCCGCACCCAGAAGTAA